TCCCAATGTCCATgagctctttctttttttttttttcttgccttcccAGCTGCATTTCATCAAGACCTGCAGATTGGCACAGGAAACCACAGTGCGGCACTGCACCAGCCCACAAAGGGTCGCAACTGGTGTGAGGGGCTTTGCTCCTCGGGGGAATATACAAACAGGAGAAAGATATGGACCCTACCCCCCAGCTGCTTTATAAATATTTAACTTGGTCTGATAAGGACTGATAATGTGATTTGGACAGGCTAAAACCCAGCCCTGCTTGGGGACGGCTGGAAAAGGAGGCTATGAGGGAAATTTGAGTGGGGGCAGGTCCCAgatgagcacagctgcagcagcaggtaggACTCACCTTGCTTAACTTGGGACATCCAAAATTCAGTTGTCAAATGCTCAGCAAGTTGCCCATCTGCCTTTACAGTCACAGAAGTGAAGGAGGCACTTGGCTGCTGAATGAGTCAGCCCTTCTCAAGATAAATGCTCAAGATAGGTGAGATGAATCACGCACTAGAGGTGCCTATTTGTCTTCATTGAGTGTGCAGGAAGCCTGCCCGACTAATTAGGCTTAGACACCTAACTTTCAGGCACCTAAAATTGTTTGCTACTAGCCTGACAAAGGAGGCAAGGGGAGAGACTCCCTGGAAATGCCCTCCCAGATTTGGACTTGACCAAACCCCCTGTCCTCCGTGCATAAGAATCTGCAAAGCCTTGCCTCTGCGtcctccctgtgcagctcctACGGGCATGGGCTGCTCCAGCCATGCCCAGCTGGCAAAGATGAAAGTATGTTCCCTGCTGTGGTCTGAATGAGGCAACGGTCTTGTGGGAAAAGATCTACTGGTGGAACTGAAGTCTGTATCATAATGTattcagagcaggcagcaggggacaAAAAAAATAGTTGGGGGGGCGGAGAGAAAGGAGACATGACCTTGGCTTTTTGCCTGGTTCTAAAAGTGTGTTCTGATGGAAAAGGGTAGGTGGGAAAgcaccctgcctccctgctgcaaaTATCTCATGAGGCTGTAAGACGTGTGGAGTGCAGCCTGTGTGTTTGGAAACAAGCTTTTGACAAGTTCCACCATGAAGGGCCAAAATAGTCCTTctttttcagggagttgtagctgGGCCTATGGGGGTTgagctgccaccagcacagcatGAGTGCCTTCTGACACCAGCATTGCATGTCATCATCTGAGAGGCTccaaggaaagcaaaagaaaggatttaataaatgttcataaacacctgagggctgggggccaggagtgggggggacaggctctgctgacttgctccctgggataggacaaggagcagtgggtgtaagttgcagcaaaagaggttccaactcaacacaaggagggaacttctttactgtaagggtctcagagcactggcacaggctgcacagagagcttgtggggtctccttctctggagcctttcaaggcctgtctggatgtgttcctgtgtgacttgagctagattgtatggttctgctctggcagggggggttggactctatgatctcattgggtcccttccaacccctaatatcctgtgatccaagggaagggaagggaagggaagggaagggaagggaagggaagggaagggaagggaagggaagggaagggaagggaagggaagggaagggaagggaagggaagggaagggaagggaagggaagggaagggaagggaagggaagggaagggaagggaagggaagggaagggaagggaagggaagggaagggaagggaagggaagggaagggaagggaagggaagaagcgaagaggagaggagaggagaggagaggagaggagaggagaggagaggagaggagaggagaggagaggagaggagaggagaggagaggagaggagaggagaggagaggggaaaagtaTTTAGTCTTAGCACATTCTTTCAGAGGGAAAAATCATGGAAACGTTCCACCAGTTGACGTCTGCTGAACAAatcagcagccagggctgctctggctggaacTGATCAGAGGCCAACAGAAATCATTGCTCTGCATTATTGCCCTGCTGTGTATGGGCTTGGGAGCATGGAAGCAGGATTTGAAAAGAATGTGGAACCTGTGCTTGTTTCTGAGATGTCTGCCTTTCTATGTCCCTAAGCAAGCTGTGCCCTTACTGGACACCATAACCAGCTCCTGAGTTTGGGCCCACCAGGGATGCTGGGAGCTCCAGGACTGCCATGTGGCTGGTGCAAGCTGAAGGGAAGCAAGTGCTGGCCACTGGCTGCACAGGCTGTGCCACGCGAGCGGTCTCCATGCGGGGAGGATgacagggtgctgctgtgggcactcACAGCAGGATGGCACGCTGGCCTCCCTGACAGCTGCTCTTCTGACAGTGGTATGAAACAtctcctgctccatccctcaCCCTTCACAGAATCCAGGTGCCAGTGGAAGCCGCTGCTTTCTCAGATCGCAATACTGGCCAGCAGGGTGGAAATCTCTTCTCTAGCTCCACGCAGTTGTGGCACGCTCAGGAGGAGGGATCAGACAAGACTTGTCCCTTGCCCTAAACAGTATGCAACTTCACCAAAAATAGGCAAACCCCAATAAGAGGGAGGTTTCTCTGCAGGAGGCAGTGGGCGCCAGcaggtgccagggaggtctgTAGTGCTGCAGGAAATGGCTGCTGGGCTTTCCAGCTCTATGTCCTGTGTCCACACAGGGTTTGTAGATCCCAGGCAGGCCAGCGGGTGCCCTGCCAGGGAGTCAGAGTGCAGTGTCAGCCCTGCATCCAGGCCAGGGGCAAAGATTCCTCTTCATGCACCCTCCCTTTCACAACCACGCAGCAGCACGTTCTGGTGATGATCTtttcttccagcccctcagaCGTGATAACTGCCCACACCATTTTATGCCTCGACTCTGCTTTCACCCACAGCACAGGCTACCCACGTCTGGATGCAGCTGGATAGACCCCAGGACATGCGTGGCTGGGCCAGCTGCCCGAGCTGTTGTGCCAAACAGCCAAACACTACCATGGGGCCTTGCTGTCCTGCTATTTGGAAACATATTAATTGCATTAGTATTTCCACTGGAAAGTGTAACTTAGATCCATTAAGTTCAGCCAGTTTCCTTACCCGGCCGCTGCTGAAAGGAcacctctgctttttttccacTGCAGTATTGTCAAGTGCCACCAGTGCTAAATTTGTGGCAGGCAAGTCACATCCATGTGACACTTTCAGAAGACTGTATGCACTACCaccccccctccacctcccctgtctctccctcccctcactTCCTCCAGAGGCAGCCCAGCATCTGAGCTCCTAAGAAGCAGAAAACCCTCTTAATGAACAACCAAATCAGATCCCAAACCCCATTGCTAATTAGTAGAGATGTCTTATAATTTAAATTGCCTTGGATGGTCTTTAGGTCACTCACAGGTGTAAAGCCAGGAGGATTAAGGGCTTATAATATTTGTCTGGCACCACTGCTACCAATTCCAGCAAAAACAATGGAGCCAGCTTCTTGGTTTTCCTGCCACCACAAAatacacacacgcacacactcTCTATTTTATGAATGTTTACGTACCCAAGCTGCCAGGAATCTCACTTCCACTGCTGCCCACCACCTTAACACACTTTCCTGTACCTCTGCAGATGTGTTTTCTCGCCGAGCGGCTGGTCACATCCCTTTagctggggagcaggcagaggccaggcttcctcagctgccagaaaagcctggcagagggcgCATGGACAAGCTGTGGTTTCCATCCCCTGCCATTCACACCTCCCGGCGGCTACCCAGACGTGTTCCATGGAAGGAGTGCAAggccaaaagaaaagaaaggattaAAAAGTCAGGGACGGGCAGCGAATGGTCACGCTGGCATCCGCCTACTCCCCCTGAAAGGCCACAGCGTTTGAGGAGGTGCCTGGGACAGAGGAAACATCTACACCCGCTTGTGGAGAGCAGCTGAAAGGCACTTCCACGCTTCCACCTCCAGGGGCACAGCCAACAAAAACAGCACCGGGCTCAAAAGAAGCGAATGCTGACTGCAGAAAGCTTAAACTCCTTTTacacccccaaaacaaacaaaggcaGGAGGCTGGTCCCTCCTTCGTCCCCGGCCGTCGTGCACAACAGCAGCACTGGGTGCAGAAAAGACCTTTACTTACCTGAAGCATTCCCACGGGAGCAGGGGACCAAAATGCCTAACTCATGccaacctcacagtgaaaacCTTGCACTTCTTTTACTTAGCTTGAAACTTCGGGAACTGGGTGGTAGGAAGGGGAACAAATCAACTTCGTTTTGAACAACACAGGCTTTTCTTCGCTCCTGTTTTTGCTCAGAACTCTGATGCAAACAGACCTGCAGGCTTCCAGCTGCCAAACGACTCCAGGTGAAGTGGAGGTGTCTTCTGTTGCTATGGGAGCTGTAACATCACCAAATGTATTTGTGGCAAAGCTGGCACTTGGATTCGGTTTACACTCGGCGCTCAAAGTAACCTTTTATTGCTCTGACGGGGAGTTAAACTGGGCAAGAAGTGCAACCACCCTGTGAGGCCGTTGGCCAGCCTTTAGCAGAAGCCAGCATGTGAAACCAGGACCAGTGTCTCAGGGACAGGATAGTGCTGATTTGTGTTTCCCAGCGCTGACCTCCTCCCTCCAGTCCAAACAACACGGTGCTGCACAGCCAATCCCAAGTTTGTGAGGTGCACCTCCAAGGCCATCAGGGTTTGACAGAGTAGAGAGCAGAAAACCAGACCCTAGCTGTGTAAAAATAGCCAAACTGGGTCAGATCTTGGTCAGTTGGTTGTGGCCTTCCTTTTACCTCCAAGAGCAGCCAATGCTCAGGGGGGGAAACTGGGGGAAAATAGTGATACTTTTGCTCTGGATTGTCCAGCAATGTGCCTTGGAGGTCTGCCTTTGCCTTTAGTAAACCTCCAGGGACTTTTCCTCCATAAATTTGTCAAAATGCTTATCTGACCCTGTTTATAATTTTGACCTCCACAGCATCCTGTGCCAACAAGCCCCTGGCTTTATACACGTACACACGATTAGAACCTCCTGTCTTTATCATTTAgtgcctgtgtgatctggtataggggatcctgctctggcaggggggttggactagatgatattttgaggtctcttccagcccctgacattctgtgattctatgataatttgcTGCTCCTTGCATTTCCCTGCTTTGTGTCCATGCTAGCCCATTTTGGCTCCCGTGGGGAAAGGAGTTCTTAATTCCTCTGTTAAATGTGTGCACAGCTTAGCATTTGTTTGCACTGGAACCAGGGAGCAAAAatgctccaggagctgctcctgtgcttagGAGAGATATTTGGGAAGTCCCAGACACTTATTGCTGCTTCCCGGGCCCAGCTGTAGTATCCCAGCTGGCATGTGCTGGGCCTGGACCCACAGGAGGAGGCTAGTGAGCATGGCACTGCATTCCTTCACATTTTCGGTAATCATCTTTAGTAACTGACTTTCATGTATTCATTTACCTGTCTGTATTCATTTCCATCTATCAAAGTTCTGGCACGGCTCTAGCGGGAGGTGCTCTGACTTTTTCATTCCTCCACTCGGTGTGAATTCATGCCCACACAAATTCCCACTCTGGCCCAGAGGGCTCTGACTTTCAGCCACGAGGTGGGGCGAGCAGCTACATTCCTTATCTGAGCATGTGCGCAGCCAATGCAAAGCAGACCACCACGGCGTTGGGTTTTGCCAGGCGAAATCACTGGAAAGGAATTCCTTCTCGGCTTCAGCCTTCGCCGTTCGATCCGTGCAAATGTGCAACCTTTATCCCTAAGCTTCCAAAACAACAGCACACGGCGCAAGCGAGTAAGGCGGAAAAGTGAGGGGGTGGGCTTGCCAGCCTGAGTCCCTGCGCTCCGCTCAGCCTGACTCCTCGctccctctgctcagcctccctcCTGCACGGCGGATGAGGAAGAACCAGGGCGAAATGCGGGCTGGGAGCGACTCAGTAGTGAAATAGTtacctctgctgtctctctcagTAACTCTTGGAAAGTCCCCGAAATGACGTTTCTAACCTAACAATTAAAATGGGTTTAATTATAGAGAGGCAcagagccctgggaacaagcaccATCTACAGAATGAGTAAACAACTGCAGAAAATAATAGGCTGGTCTTCTCCCCTGGTTACTCTGCACTTATGGCCAAGGCAAGGCGAGGGGGGGCGGAATAGAAactagaaagagaaggaaattcgAGGAACCTGATTGCTGTGCTTaagtaaataataataatataaaaaaaaagaagaaaaaaaaaaaaaggaaagaaatctgGAATCACCAGAGCCTGTGGGCGTTTCTCtcggttggttttttttggccGCCCTTGAAGACTGAAGGGAGAAAAGATCAGCCGCCAGCTTAAAGTCCAGATCCTGCGACTCTAAAGCAAACAGAGGAGGAAGTGGGTCATTTGTTTGAAGTTTTCAGTGTAATGGCCGCTCGGGTCGGCCTTGCGCTGCCCAAGGCAGTCAGCTCGGCTCTCTCCCAGCCGAGCCGGAGCgttgaggcaggaggaggaggaagaagagcctgcggtgctggggcaggggcctCGTTGCTTGCCTAGCACGGGGAAACGGAGCCCCAGATGCTACAGTTCGCTGGGGCTAAAGGTTGGGGGGCAGCCGATTTCCCACTGAGGCACCCCGCTGTTAACGAACCTTCaagtttctgttttctctcttttttttaagcacAGAAACTGCTGCcgtcctcccccctcctccccgccATATCGATATCGGTATGAATCATACTTTGCCTACTAAAATCTGGAACAGATTAATTGCTTTGAGACGTTATTTTAttaccttcctccctcccccccccccccccctccccccttcgaTTTTCACATTTGAGTTCTGGGGACTGGAGGAAGACTATtgggggagaaaagggagaatCTATCAAACACCCTTTAAAACGGCAAGCTCATATTTAAACAATTTAACGTGGACGCGAGATGTTTCCCCTTGCAGCGCTTGCCAGGTTTCAATAAAAGTTGGAGGAATGAGGCTGGAgacggggccggggcggggggagggggaagagttGTGCAGGCACACAAAGCCGCCAGGGCGCGCCGAAGCTGGATCCCATCGATCCAAATCGGAGCGGTCAGAGCCAAGGCTGGGGCCAGTCCCCATGTCAGCCCTTTAGGGGCGCCGGCAGCTGTTACTTTACCGGGGGGCGCTGCGCCGCCACACAACCTGGTACCGGGGGTGGGGGAGTGTGGGGGTGCGGAGCCGCCCCCCGGCGGGCCCCGCGCACACGCGCGCCCACACGGCGGCGGGCGGCACAACCGCCACCTCCAGCGCGGAGCACGGCGGCCAGCACCGCGCGCTCCCGGCCGCGCtgggtttgttttgccttttttttcccttcctttctttctttccccctctccccctcttttactttcttttattaattttttccccctccgtCCCTCTTCCCGCCTGTCCCCCCCCGGGCGGGCCACCCCCCCTTCCTCTCGAAAGTTTCTCCGGGCCTGCCCGCCCGGGTGATTCAGTCGCAGTGTCAATcaccctgccctcctcctcctcctccccttcctcccgcCGCCGGCTCCGCCTCCAGGGGGGTGAGTCCGAAACTTTATAAGTTGAGCTTTCGCCGAACCCGCTGGAAGCGGTGAGCGGGTCCGGTGGTCGGGCGGCATCAAGTAGCACCAGCGGCACCGCTACCACCGGCGTGGGGTAGGTTGCGAGCCGGGGCGCTGGAGGCTGTGCCGTACCCACGCCGTGACTCCTCGTGTCTGCGTGCCGCTGCCCCTCCCGCTGCTCCCCTCGCTTGCTGAAGATGTCCACAGCCCTGGTGTCGCCCACCATCTTCGAGCTGAGTGAAGTTTTATACAAGGTAAGGGCGCTGCCGGGGGCTCCTAATCCACTTTCGAGAGTTTTCGGTCGGGAGCAAGTTTGTGGCGCAGGGCGGGGGCCGGGCGCGGCCGTCCCGTCCCGTAGGCGCGGGGTCCGCCGCCGCCCGCGCTCCCCACCGCGGCCGGAGGAGGAGAGCGCGGGGCAGCACTCgcgctgctggggctgaggctCGGCGCTGCTCGGGCGAAGacggtggggggagggggaccGGGACCGGACCCTTCCCCTGCCTCCGGGGCTGCCGCGCTGCAACACTACTGCGGGCGGCGGTGCTACCGCGCGCCGGGCAGGCTCCTTCCCCACGGGGCTCGGCGGCCCCTTACCCAGCCCCGGCGGAGAGGGAaacggggcggcggcggggcttGGGCGGGAGCCATCGTGTGGAAGGAGCGGCGGGGCGGGCGCCAGCGCTGCGCCCTTCCCggtcgccgccgccgcccccccgGGGGGCTTTCCCAGAACTCCGGCCTCCGGTATTTTTTTGGATGCCGACCGCGGCTCCCCCGCGCCTGGCATTTGGTTCGGCTCGTTGCTTCCCGCCGCGAGGGCTGTGCGCTGTGCGGGGGGGGCGGCTTGGCGGCCCCCGGGCGGAAGGGGCTGAAGCTGATGTGGCCGAGGAGGGGGGCCCGGCGGAGCAGGACGACCGCCGCTCCCCGGACCGACCTGCTCGCCGACCGGCGGCGGGATCTGGCGGGGCTCCACCGGGGTGCCTAGGAAGGCTCCCGGGGCTGTACGGGGACGCCGGAGGAGGCGGTGACAGTGACCGGTCCTTGCTTTCTCCCCGTAGAGCAACAAGATGTTGAATTACAGTCCCTCGGGTGTCAGCGGGTGCCTGCTGGACAGGAAGGCGGTGGGCACCCCGGCCGGCGGGGGTTTCCCTAGGAGGCACTCTGTCACCCTGCCCAACTCCAAGTTTCACCAGAACcagcttctcagcagcctgaaaGGGGAGCCGGCTCCCATGCTGGGCCCCCGGGAAAGCCGCTTCCGGGACCGCTCCTTCTCGGAGGGTGGCGAgcgcctgctgcagcagaagcagcccgGGGGACAGGTCAACTCCAGCCGCTACAAGACGGAGCTGTGCCGCCCCTTCGAGGAGAACGGCGCCTGCAAGTACGGTGACAAGTGCCAGTTCGCTCACGGCATTCACGAGCTGCGGAGCCTCACCCGCCACCCCAAGTACAAGACCGAGCTCTGCCGCACCTTCCACACCATCGGCTTCTGTCCCTACGGGCCGCGCTGCCACTTCATCCACAACGCGGAGGAGCGCCGTGCCGTGGCGGGCAGCCGGGAGCCCACCGTCACCGACAGACCccgcctgcagcacagcttcagcttCGCCGgcttccccagcactgctgccagcggGCTGCTGGACAGCCCAACTTCCATCACCCCGCCGCCCATGCTGAGCGCAGACGACCTGCTGGGCTCCCCTACCTTGCCTGACTGCGCCAGcaaccccttcaccttctccagccaggagctggtCAGTCTCTTTGGCCCCAGCATGGGGGTGCAGGTGCCCAGTGGGAGCTCCCCCACCACCTTCTTGTTCAGGCCCATGTCTGAATCCCCCAACATGTTTGACTCGCCACCCAGTCCTCAGGACTCCCTCTCTGACCAGGAGGGCtatctgagcagctccagcagcagccacagcggCTCAGATTCCCCTATCCTGGACACCTCAAGACGTCTTCCCATCTTCAGCAGACTCTCCATCTCCGACGATT
This genomic interval from Pogoniulus pusillus isolate bPogPus1 chromosome 1, bPogPus1.pri, whole genome shotgun sequence contains the following:
- the ZFP36L1 gene encoding mRNA decay activator protein ZFP36L1; its protein translation is MSTALVSPTIFELSEVLYKSNKMLNYSPSGVSGCLLDRKAVGTPAGGGFPRRHSVTLPNSKFHQNQLLSSLKGEPAPMLGPRESRFRDRSFSEGGERLLQQKQPGGQVNSSRYKTELCRPFEENGACKYGDKCQFAHGIHELRSLTRHPKYKTELCRTFHTIGFCPYGPRCHFIHNAEERRAVAGSREPTVTDRPRLQHSFSFAGFPSTAASGLLDSPTSITPPPMLSADDLLGSPTLPDCASNPFTFSSQELVSLFGPSMGVQVPSGSSPTTFLFRPMSESPNMFDSPPSPQDSLSDQEGYLSSSSSSHSGSDSPILDTSRRLPIFSRLSISDD